A portion of the Plasmodium relictum strain SGS1 genome assembly, chromosome: 11 genome contains these proteins:
- a CDS encoding GTP-binding protein, putative, producing the protein MVNCFKFINEILLKKKKLCLRNGIFEKRKHLYSIKIIDKLKNKDVKIYDDSIKKKKKIEKEKDKLESEENNLMNTKNDLYEVNKNKSIFYESERIIKCVGGNGGDGAISFRKYKRKVFGKLGLPNGGKGGNGGSIYLCYSNIERQKKKSKKVNDENRHIYINNLNELPCVLSATSGEKGKSNQLRGKNGSNIFIYLNKICHIYKLFSDADSNNSNNLNVHEKISNNNSENDNNKNKELNNCNNLDNDLIRRNFAQEVRNDLNKKELMNNNLIKNKLNEIAINYNSNYEENVYNILKKNDPVYIKRNNHILKEIVSLDKKITKEIYMGFLNEDNDCILLSRGGIGGRGNNMKNTFSYEKGEKGETSFIKILYKCISDICFIGYSQSGKSTLLSLITHKICTVNNLYILKKIYFKDNFQISVADFFNYNDNLQKRKNTENIPYFRINQNLFNYLELTHLIVIVLDFKHNLSTQFYNIRQELKQKDERIYKKPFIVVINKCDINFKENIMKAEESYNEIKMYDSNVSIFFISAKYAIGINEFVSCLRYSIQKLKQKI; encoded by the exons ATGGTAAActgttttaaatttataaatgaaattttgttaaaaaaaaaaaagttatgtTTAAGAAATggtatatttgaaaaaaggAAGCATTTATATAgcataaaaattattgataaattaaaaaataaagatgtaaaaatatacgatgattcaattaaaaaaaaaaaaaagatagagaaagaaaaagataaattagaAAGTGAAGAgaataatttaatgaatacgaaaaatgatttatatgaagtgaataaaaataaatccattttttatgaaagcgaaagaattattaaatgTGTAGGTGGTAATGGTGGAGATGGAGCTATAAGTTTTAGAAAATACAAAAGAAAGGTTTTCGGGAAATTAGGATTACCTAATGGTGGTAAAGGAGGAAATGGAGGGAGTATTTACTTATGTTATTCAAATATAGAaagacaaaaaaagaaatcaaAAAAAGTAAACGATGAAAATagacatatttatattaataatttaaatgaattacCTTGTGTTTTATCTGCAACAAGTggagaaaaaggaaaatcaAATCAACTGAGGGGAAAAAACGgaagtaatatttttatttatttaaataagatATGCCATATTTATAAACTTTTCTCAGATGCAGATtcaaataatagtaataactTAAATGTACatgaaaaaatatcaaataataattcagaaaatgataacaataaaaacaaagaattaaataattgtaATAATTTGGATAATGACTTAATAAGAAGGAATTTCGCACAAGAAGTTAGAAATGatttgaataaaaaagaattaatgaataataatttaataaaaaataaattgaacGAAATTGCGATTAATTATAACTCTAATTATGAAGAAAatgtttataatattttaaaaaaaaatgatcctgtgtatattaaaagaaataaccatatattaaaagaaatagtgAGTttggataaaaaaataacaaaagaaatatatatgggatttttaaatgaagataatGATTGCATATTACTCTCAAGAGGAGGAATAGGAGGAAGAggaaataatatgaaaaatactttttcttATGAAAAGGGAGAAAAGGGAGAAACtagttttataaaaatcCTTTATAAATGTATAAGTGATATTTGCTTTATTGGCTATAGTCAGTCAGGAAAATCTACCTTGTTATCATTAATTACTCATAAAATATGTACAgtgaataatttatatatattaaaaaaaatttattttaaagacAACTTTCAAATATCGGTAGctgatttttttaattataatgataatttacaaaaaaggaaaaatacaGAAAACATACCTTATTTTCGTATTAAccaaaatttatttaattatttagaaTTAACACATTTAATTGTTATTGTTCTTGATTTTAAGCATAATTTGAGTACCCagttttataatattag acaGGAGTTAAAGCAGAAAGATGAAAGGATTTATAAAAAGCCATTTATTGTTGTTATTAATAAATGcgatataaattttaaagaaaatataatgaaagcTGAAGAATCTTATAACGAGATAAAAATGTATGATAGTAATGTTTCcatcttttttattagtgcAAAATATGCAATAGGAATAAATGAATTCGTTAGCTGCTTAAGATATTctatacaaaaattaaagcaaaaaatttaa
- the SAS6 gene encoding spindle assembly abnormal protein 6, putative yields MNISDEEIINRKKFYDMLKNNQTTHLNNRNINLNFNENAENNFNNKLNIQLNEESLKAYNEKYTNVNNIKNQANMNSLHNYSDYSYSNGNNCDYIVKNDKMSHFVNMSNDNSIYISNLNNIENNSSVNQIKNNYENKNNNYMDNISNNKTYNDLINNTKNKSSLNTINEDKFNNSLKLYSNIDMSFIYNKYDKNGLIYCKKIRFHLKNERDNDYTHFLIVKINTLKSLSGKQYMRLELSDDKNESFFYYLDLFEENYEKIKKEQKLVINFNLFPFKFIDLLEECVLECEQYEDIDDQRLNAVLIFENKTNDQNNNFNLNGENENTYNKLNNFNHYKNEKNKAVENAILNLVEINQFKELTHLSLILKKADNENVIKYLCNNLKYIKEYNEEIIKKLNEEIINNNKGSMEIKNLENTIEKLENTIKTLKNDFNSALNNDINNLKEKHINEINNLKEEYQKIIDKKDEKFTNENDELKKDLENFKNKFNDLNELNENNEKQIFNLNSKVKTMKNELEEKNINFLKLLKEKENIENEKNELEKYKNTFTIEFNNLKSKYEKECESNLSNNSSFENIKISNSTLESELKRYKERNVKLEKEINIAIDEINKGNDIITKLQNQLKKMKDKLKTKTLEHENIEKTSSQNINEINKLQNDIRELQIKLNEKCSSEENLKREVDNLKRKNEEIIKELNISREVNLRLNKEITNKNLDQYSTKLGNLGAPNGLSGINLPIDTNLLDKDLFTKLKANLKNSTVPTYTPESNMNNLNLITGKIATLDINDRYNKPVKFIPPGI; encoded by the exons ATGAACATAAGTGatgaagaaataattaatagaaaaaagttTTATGATATGctaaaaaataatcaaacaacacatttaaataatcgaaatattaatttaaattttaatgaaaatgctGAAAACAATTTCaacaataaattaaatatccAATTAAATGAAGAGTCATTAAAAgcttataatgaaaaatacacaaatgttaataatataaaaaaccaAGCAAATATGAATTCATTACATAATTATAGTGATTACTCTTATTCAAATGGTAATAATTGTGATTATATAGTTAAAAATGACAAAATGAGCCATTTCGTAAATATGTCAAATGACAACTCAATATACATATCTAATTTAAacaatatagaaaataattcttcagtaaatcaaataaaaaataattacgaaaataaaaataacaattatATGGATAATATATCTAATAACAAAACTTAtaatgatttaattaataatacaaaaaataaaagttcaCTTAATACTATCAATGaagataaatttaataattcattGAAATTATATAGCAATATAGATATGAGTTTCATATATAacaaatatgataaaaatggATTAATTTATTgcaaaaaaataagatttcatttaaaaaatgagagAGATAATGATTATACTCATTTTTTgatagtaaaaattaatacacTAAAAAGTTTATCAGGGAAACAGTACATGCGCTTGGAGTTGTCtgatgataaaaatgaatcattcttttattatttagatctatttgaagaaaattatgaaaaaataaaaaaagaacaaaaattagttataaattttaatttatttccCTTTAAATTCATTGATTTATTAGAAGAATGTGTTCTCGAATGTGAACAGTATGAAGACATAGATGATCAGAGATTAAATGCTGTTTtaatatttgaaaataaaacaaatgatcaaaataataattttaatctaaatggagaaaatgaaaacacatataacaaattaaataactttaatcattacaaaaatgaaaaaaataaagctgTAGAAAATGCTATATTAAATCTAGTAGAAATAAATCAGTTCAAAGAATTAACACACTTGTctttaattttgaaaaaagctgataatgaaaatgttattaagtatttatgtaataatttaaaatatattaaagaatacaatgaagaaataattaaaaaattaaatgaagaaattattaataataataagggTAGCatggaaataaaaaatttagaaaatactattgaaaaattagaaaatacaATTAAAACATTAAAGAATGATTTTAATAGTGCACTAAATAATgacataaataatttaaaagaaaaacacataaatgaaataaataatttaaaagaagaatatcaaaaaattattgataaaaaagaCGAAAAATTTactaatgaaaatgatgaatTGAAAAAGgatttagaaaattttaaaaataaattcaacgatttaaatgaattaaatgaaaataatgaaaaacaaattttcaatttaaatagtaaagtaaaaacaatgaaaaatgaattagaggaaaaaaatataaattttttaaaactcctaaaagaaaaagaaaatattgaaaatgaaaaaaatgaattagaaaaatataagaatacATTTACAATAGAAttcaataatttaaaaagtaagTATGAGAAAGAATGTGAAAGTAATTTATCCAACAATTCTAGctttgaaaatataaaaataagtaatagTACGTTAGAATCAGAGCTTAAAAGGtataaagaaagaaatgtaaaattagaaaaagaaataaatattgcaattgatgaaataaataaaggaaatgatataataacaaaattacaaaatcaattaaaaaaaatgaaagataAATTGAAAACTAAAACATTAGAACATGAAAATATCGAAAAAACAAGTtcacaaaatataaatgaaattaataaattacaaAATGATATAAGAGAActtcaaataaaattaaatgaaaagtGTTCTTCTGAAGAGAACTTAAAAAGAGAAGTTGATAacttaaaaagaaaaaatgaagaaataattaaagaattaaatatatcCAGAGAAG ttaatttaagattaaataaagagataacaaataaaaatttggaTCAGTATTCTACCAAATTAGGTAATCTAGGAGCACCTAATGGTTTATCAG gtATAAATTTACCAATAGATACTAATTTATTAGATAAGGATCTGTTTACTAAATTAAAAgcaaatttaaaaaacagTACTGTTCCCACATATACACCGGAaag taacatgaataatttaaatttaataactGGGAAAATAGCAACTTTAG atatCAATGATAGATACAATAAACCTGTGAAATTTATTCCACCAGGAATTTAG
- the COQ2 gene encoding para-hydroxybenzoate--polyprenyltransferase, putative has product MKKQFQDNLKFSIKYNKFGFLQNKIKEKNKIKCEYFASSNKNSFVYIEKKYFTSYDNCNIDFVHKKKDVKLPDLSGFIKLQKKHRKNNILINKKYNLNYLENVRDNTKLIQKYNYCINMNNEKKKKSDCSSNIRELIKSNINSYIMLSRLKIPEGIHLLFYSALYGYFLTYNVDNLLINNEININEINEILKNIGLFLFGSINSRIVGCIINDLCDRNFDRHVERTKNRPLANQTISVKKALVYFAIHGSLALLTLCQYNYQTIGVGLFSTFFIMTYPLLKRITYYAQVYLSFTFNLGFLITSSINLNIFNNMIPLSISFLPLCLLTIIYDTIYAHQDKKDDLKLNLKSLAIKWDKNTLKYSKFLAFNMLYLFYLTGYLFNIHYSYYILSTFNILYLYYNINQCSLNDKEKCMKFFKKSKNILLLIALSAFIAKSCELWEKKKNNKIKDKEMQNEIKKVDL; this is encoded by the coding sequence atgaaaaaacagTTTCaggataatttaaaattttctataaaatataataaatttggTTTTttgcaaaataaaataaaagaaaagaacaaaataaaatgtgAATATTTTGCTTCATCTAATAAGAATTCATTTGtttatattgaaaaaaaatatttcactAGTTATGACAATTGTAATATAGATTTCgtacataaaaaaaaggatgtGAAGTTACCAGATTTAAGTGGCtttattaaattacaaaaaaaacatagaaaaaataacattttaataaacaaaaaatataatttaaattatttagaaaATGTAAGAGATAACACAAAACtgatacaaaaatataattattgcattaatatgaataatgaaaaaaaaaaaaaaagtgattgTAGTAGCAATATTAGAGAATTAATTAAATCCAATATAAATAGTTATATAATGTTATCAAGACTAAAAATACCGGAAGGAATTcacttattattttattctgCATTATATGGTTATTTTTTAACTTATAATGTTGATAATTTactaataaataatgaaattaatataaatgaaattaatgaaatattaaaaaatattggactttttttatttggtaGTATTAATAGTAGAATTGTTGGTTGCATTATAAACGATTTGTGTGATAGAAATTTTGATAGGCATGTTGAGAGAACAAAAAATAGGCCATTGGCAAATCAAACAATAAGTGTAAAAAAAGCTTTAGTATATTTTGCTATTCATGGATCTTTAGCACTTCTAACATTATGTCAATATAACTACCAGACAATAGGAGTTGGTTTATTTTCAACGTTTTTTATTATGACATATccattattaaaaagaataacaTATTATGCTCAAgtttatttatcttttacttttaatttaggatttttaattacatctagtattaatttaaacatttttaataatatgatTCCACTTTCTATAAGCTTTTTACCTCTGTGTTTATTAACCATCATATATGATACTATTTATGCTCATCAAGATAAAAAAGACGATTTAaagttaaatttaaaatcatTAGCTATAAAATGGgataaaaatacattaaaataCTCTAAATTTTTGGCATTCAACAtgctatatttattttatttaactgGATATCTATTCAATATTcattattcttattatattttgtctacatttaatatattatatttatattataatataaatcaaTGTTCCttaaatgataaagaaaaatgcatgaaattttttaaaaaaagtaaaaatattttgctTTTAATTGCTCTTTCAGCTTTTATTGCTAAATCTTGTGAACTAtgggagaaaaaaaaaaataataaaataaaagataaagaaaTGCAAAATGAGATAAAAAAAGTAGATTTAtga
- a CDS encoding G-protein associated signal transduction protein, putative produces the protein MKYAEKLKLLKIKSWEQKYIDYKFLKKIIKREYNSEIRSIYDKIDKNNDEIKEICNMCNSDYEYIISKEKNKRNNLEFSDIDYSYLFFYLLENYIKIVKEHYEQEFIFLNKKLNEIKKFLDKDKINEKDIEILKINCLNIYNLFDVLNNYLNINILSVYKILKKKNKKENSSASLDLYQKYYNNLHEISKEESFNKKIKLTYLSIQKKKGDDYEKLDLINFKIYVKNKIENIGKYKGIIYFLCGILITLIINAFILLYININNINIDVILSILPIYRLLYILNFFFLFIFGAVFIMQLYGVNFTYILDLNKIIVDEYYYLINYVIFHLFLTTLSLLIFFIFLVKNVNLLDNIIGDILTSLSKTFSDIQYFICFLLNHLDTRIPARCPVMESYINPIFIGLPFYLRLCQCIIRYNNEREKLHIYNMLKYLSGIIIVICTSFNWSYFGFDIYTSKLILVCAYVVGSTYMYIWDLYCDWGLLKEYDNLLRKNNNIMYPPHYYYIGGFLNLIFRLTWAITIMPINLFENKEINSFLITFFLMFIEVLRRSIWICFRLENEHVTNASKYRAILWVPKLHKTKNF, from the exons atgaAATATgctgaaaaattaaaacttcttaaaataaaatcatgGGAACAAAAGTATATagattataaatttttaaaaaaaattataaaaagggAATATAATTCAGAAATAAGAAGTATATATGATAAGATTGATAAGAACaatgatgaaataaaagaaatttgtAATATGTGTAATTCAGACTATGAATATATTAtctcaaaagaaaaaaataaaagaaataatttagaatttTCGGATATAGATTATtcttatctatttttttatcttttagaaaactatattaaaattgttaAGGAGCATTATGAGCAggaatttatctttttaaataaaaagttaaatgaaataaaaaaatttttagataaggataaaataaatgaaaaagatataGAGATATTAAAAATCAATTgtttgaatatatataatctaTTTGATGTCTTGAATAATtacttaaatattaatatccTGTCTGTATacaaaattttgaaaaaaaaaaacaaaaaagaaaattcatCTGCCTCTTTAGATTTGtatcaaaaatattataacaatttacATGAAATAAGTAAAGAAGAAAGttttaat aaaaaaataaaattaacttATTTAtctatacaaaaaaaaaaaggagatgactatgaaaaattagatttaataaattttaaaatttacgttaagaataaaatagaaaatattggaaaatataaaggaataatttattttttatgtggaatattaataactttaattataaatgcttttatattactttatataaatataaataatataaatattgatGTTATCTTGTCAATTTTACCAATTTATagattattatatattttaaattttttctttttattcatttttggAGCAGTTTTTATTATGCAGTTATATGGAGTAAATTTTAc gTATATTTtagatttaaataaaataatagtgGATGAATATTATTACTTGATAAATTATGTAatatttcatctttttctAACAACgttatctttattaatattttt catatttttagttaaaaatgtaaatctTCTTGATAATATTATTGGAGACATATTAACAAGTTTGTCAAAAACATTCTCAGATATTCAATATTTCATTTGTTTTCTTtt AAACCATCTAGATACAAGAATTCCTGCAAGATGCCCAG TGATGGAAAGTTATATAAATCCCATTTTCATAGGATTACCTTTTTATCTTAGATTATGTCAATGTATCATTAG aTATAATAACGAAAGAGAAAAATTACATATCTATAATATGCTAAAATATTTATCTGGAATCATTATAGTAATATGTACTTCTTTTAATTG gTCATATTTTGGTTTTGATATTTATACAAGTAAATTAATTCTAGTTTGTGCTTATGTAGTTGGTTCAACCTATATGTATATTTGGGATTTATACTGTGATTGGGGTCTTCTAAAAGAATACGATAATTTATTAAG AAAGAATAATAACATAATGTATCCACcccattattattatattggAGGATTTCTTaattta ATTTTTAGATTAACATGGGCAATTACTATTATGCCTATAAAcctttttgaaaataaa gAAATAAATTCCtttttaataacattttttcttATGTTTATTGAGGTTTTAAGAAGATCTATA tggaTTTGTTTTAGATTAGAAAACGAGCACGTTACAAATGCATCAAAATATAGAGCAATATTATgg gTACCAAAGTTacataaaacaaaaaatttttaa
- the UROD gene encoding uroporphyrinogen III decarboxylase, putative, producing the protein MFKKFLFILFLLFNETFCFINIRKINLKIYKVYRKLQMTNVEVYTRPQSLKYETYGRPKNDLLLRVIENKNENKVLGKIPIWIMRQAGRYLPEYLEFRKKYDFFEICKNPELSSEVTIMPFKRFSLDMLVIFSDILIIFDAMGLEIKFIEKVGPIFNKEITSFEDFKKLNLNIPEVINNLFYVYDSINLTKKKINNAVPILGFSGSPFTLFMYLTKNNKKTYEDSLRFIYEKPDDAHKILNKLSDICASHLINQIDSGANIIQIFDSNAEVVDKNILKEFSIYYLQKIINLIKKHRPQCYIILFIKDNFHECIKDLMIDVLSITNKQLAEKSSEFYYKLFQNKIILQGALDPHILLLDDNKLVKKYTNKMLDQILHKNKYIANLGHGILPNSKIDNVHTFINTINECEFYQN; encoded by the exons atgtttaaaaaatttctttttatattatttttattatttaatgaaacattttgttttataaatataagaaaaattaatttaaaaatatataaagtttaTAGAAAATTACAAATGACTAATGTTGAAGTATATACTAGACCTCAAtcattaaaatatgaaa CATACGGTAGACCGAAAAATGATTTACTTTTAAGagttatagaaaataaaaatgaaaataaagtttTAGGAAAAATACCAATTTGGATAATGCGCCAAGCTGGTAGATACTTACCTGAGTATTTAGAATTTcgtaaaaaatatgatttttttgaaatatgtaaaaatccTGAATTATCATCAGAAGTAACAATAATGCCATTCAAGAGATTTTCACTCGATATGCTTGTAATATTTTcagatattttaataatttttgatGCAATGGGGCTAGAGATaaaatttatagaaaaagTTGGTccaatttttaataaagaaattacaAGCTTTGaggattttaaaaaattaaatttaaatattccagaagttataaataatttattttatgtttatgattcaataaatttaacgaaaaagaaaattaataatgcAGTTCCCATATTAGGTTTTTCTGGTTCTCCATTTACTTTATTCAtgtatttaacaaaaaataataaaaaaacttaTGAAGATAGTTTAAGATTCATATATGAAAAACCTGATGATGCACATAAAATTCTAAATAAATTAAGTGATATATGTGCAAGTCacttaataaatcaaatagaCAGTGGGGCAAATATAATTCAGATTTTTGATAGTAATGCTGAAGTagtagataaaaatattcttaaaGAATTTAGTATATATTActtacaaaaaattattaatttaattaaaaagcaTAGACCTCAatgttatattattttatttataaaagataattttcATGAGTGTATTAAAGATTTAATGATTGATGTTTTATCTATTACTAATAAACAGTTAGCTGAAAAATCATCTGAATTTTACTATaagttatttcaaaataaaattatattacaaGGAGCATTAGATCCccatattttacttttagaTGATAATAAATTAGTCAAAAAGTATACAAACAAAATGCTAGATCAAATacttcataaaaataaatatatagctAACTTGGGTCATGGGATATTACCAAATTCAAAAATAGACAACGTACATACCTTTATTAATACAATAAATGAATGTGaattttatcaaaattaa
- a CDS encoding RING zinc finger protein, putative — protein sequence MNVDLEDINNNDGNYTQISNTEMTIFRYFTILLYFLLFSNIFFLFSVMIYYLNVPCEKCDFYNRILVTVILIKSIIHLKLTIIKVKRRDEIENNERLKNVMFFLIKIFNFLTFFLAIVSLYFLHFYTNICSKPTLSLKLIRIYYYFTITLYFIPLLFYISIGLFLSIIICIMINYSVEESDRIPTPENIISKLKILKYKDLDYIHKKGKKDSKNKQYIKKPSFEMLFDKVKSVIIDKEINEKKKKIQVSSSNSNVDENLQEMLRPLNKNVENEINNKVSQENFVNNNKEIPNENEDVCSICMMNYINNDEVMIMPCDKRHFFHVSCLTKWLYKSQVCPICRTNIVNCFDSKNNIV from the exons atgaatgtGGATTTAGAGGATATCAATAATAATGATg gTAATTATACTCAAATTAGTAATACAGAGATGACTATATTCCGGTATTttacaattttattatattttctattatttagtaatatcttttttttattttcagtgatgatatattatttgaatGTACCATGTGAAAAATGtgatttttataatagaaTATTAGTTACagttatattaataaaaagtattattcatttaaaattaactataataaaagtaaaaagaagggatgaaatagaaaataatgaaagattaaaaaatgtaatgttttttttaattaagatatttaactttttaactttttttttagcaaTAGTATCTTTATATTTCCTTCATTTTTATACTAATATTTGTTCGAAACCTACCTTATCTCTAAAATTAATtagaatatattattattttactataactttatattttattccattattattttatatatcaaTTGGTTTGTTTTTGTCAATTATAATATGTATTATGATAAATTATTCCGTTGAAGAAAGTGATCGTATTCCTACTccagaaaatataataagtaaattaaaaatattgaaatataAGGATCTAgattatattcataaaaaaggaaagaaGGATAGTAAGAATAaacaatatattaaaaaaccATCTTTTGAAATGTTATTTGATAAAGTAAAAAGTGTAATTATagataaagaaattaatgaaaaaaaaaaaaaaatacaagtaAGTAGTAGTAACTCAAATGTTGACGAGAATTTGCAAGAAATGCTGAGACctcttaataaaaatgttgagaatgaaattaataataaagttTCACAAgaaaattttgtaaataataataaagaaataccaaatgaaaatgaagatgtATGTTCAATATGTATgatgaattatataaataatgatgaagTTATGATAATGCCTTGTGATAAGAGGCATTTTTTCCATGTTAGTTGTTTAACAAAATGGCTATATAAAAGTCAAGTATGCCCCATATGTAGAACAAATATTGTAAACTGTTTtgattcaaaaaataatattgtttaa
- a CDS encoding MYND finger protein, putative, which translates to MNISELEFFNYANNLKYIETLDIFSKEWFENHKNIVFINVYLHSNNDILDNIVDERINAIVNKFETLLKEIITIYFIRLINFEDKYKNKKEFLSDEEKKELKNNQHTKRNEDTDVCNNFRISSYISLYHEMSILNIFEFLLFSDSIYESIDSYMVNLFAYIYSNLVAFLKTNSDEYFVKPMNELSISEMLNEENDKTYNIDKLKIYINVINTLRNITDRIHLLNNTVVNKIVDYDILLILIPLMEKKPWKHGNYIFEKNEWIKIEDNVLATVEKQLWLILYTLILNKICQEKYEMTNYRRNNILKLRKYMNESLHEQIPPLKTLHIFIEHLYISKSIYPENKNSYLIIDMVPDIFDEIKNDILKKKKDIISLLNNVKIEKDILENISSVYFSIYEFDHENNKKYKNVSIKNNNKKVISEEYYICNNCKESAELQCSQCKRIYYCSKECQMKDWFNHREECSKE; encoded by the exons ATGAATATAAGTGAGTtggaattttttaattatgctAATAATCTGAAATATATAGAAACATTAGACATATTTTCAAaaga ATGGTTTGAAAATCATAAgaatattgtttttattaatgtatATTTACACAGTAATAATGATATACTAGATAATATAGTAGATGAAAGAATTAATGCTATTGTTAATAAG tttGAAACGTTacttaaagaaataattactatatattttataagacttataaattttgaagataaatataaaaataaaaaggaatttttatcagatgaagaaaaaaaagaattaaaaaacaaTCAGCACACTAAAAGAAATGAAGATACAGATGTATGCAATAATTTTCGTATTTCTAGTTACATAtca CTTTATCATGAAATGTCTATTCTAAACATTTTCGAAttccttttattttctgATTCTATTTATGAAAGTATAGATAGCTATATGGTAAATTTATTTGCCTATATCTATTCTAATTTAGTAGCCTTTTTAAAAAC aaATTCAGACGAATATTTTGTTAAGCCTATGAACGAATTGTCTATAAGTGaa atgttaaatgaagaaaatgataaaacgtataatattgataaattaaaaatatatataaatgttataAATACTTTAAGAAATATAACTGATAGAATCcatcttttaaataatacagTTGTTAATAAAATAGTTGACTATG atattttattaatattaataccACTTATGGAAAAGAAGCCATGGAAACACGGAAATTacatatttgaaaaaaatga ATGGATTAAAATTGAGGATAATGTTTTAGCAACTGTTGAAAAACAA TTGTggttaattttatatactctaatattaaataaaatttgtcAAGAAAA ATATGAAATGACAAATTACAGAAGGAACAATATTTTAAAG CtaagaaaatatatgaatgAAAGTTTACATGAACAGATACCACCTCTCAAAACacttcatatatttatagaa catttatatatatcgaAGAGCATTTATcctgaaaataaaaattcttatttaattattgATATG GTTCCTGATATTTTTGacgaaataaaaaatgatattttaaaaaaaaaaaaagatataatttctttgttgaataatgttaaaattgaaaaagatattttagaaaatatatcTAGTGTATACTTTTCTATTTACGAATTTGATCAtgagaataataaaa aatataaaaatgtttctataaaaaataataataaaaaagtaatttcTGAAGAATACTATATATGCAATAATTGCAAAGAAagt gCTGAATTACAGTGCTCACAATGCAAAAGAATCTATTATTGTTCGAAAGAATGTCAA atGAAAGACTGGTTTAATCATAGAGAGGAATGCTCAAAAgaataa